In Palaemon carinicauda isolate YSFRI2023 chromosome 21, ASM3689809v2, whole genome shotgun sequence, the following proteins share a genomic window:
- the LOC137614952 gene encoding uncharacterized protein translates to MTSCPCFLAEDPTNRGRYMSSIISSDIREMAKKLRKEAKVTVRRADKPAAFVLIVMKVYHRKLDLILADTSKFEKLLYNLIEETKRETNKTIETINATAMAIHHQTIIREFSPGYLYSNVNTHKNDNPLRPIISRCPTATYYLAKSLKNLLTHYVPDKFIIALSAEFLSKRKRSTSNGTITFLDV, encoded by the coding sequence ATGACCTCCTGCCCTTGCTTCCTGGCTGAAGACCCAACAAACCGTGGAAGATAcatgagtagcatcatctccagCGACATTAGGGAGATGGCTAAGAAGCTAAGGAAGGAAGCCAAAGTGACAGTGAGAAGAGCTGACAAGCCTGCTGCCTTTGTCTTGATAGTCATGAAAGTATATCACCGTAAACTCGACCTTATACTGGCTGATACTTCCAAATTTGAAAAGCTTTTGTACAACCTTATTGAGGAGACTAAGCGGGAGACAAACAAGACTATTGAAACTATCAATGCAACCGCAATGGCCATCCACCACCAGACCATCATCAGGGAATTTAGCCCTGGATACCTGTACAGCAACGTGAACACTCACAAGAACGACAACCCACTTCGACCTATCATTAGCCGGTGTCCAACAGCCACCTACTATCTGGCGAAGTCACTCAAAAACCTTTTGACCCATTATGTTCCGGACAAGTTCATCATTGCTTTATCTGCTGAGTTCCTCAGTAAGAGGAAAAGATCCACCAGTAATGGCACCATCACTTTTCTAGATGTTTAG